In Dermacentor silvarum isolate Dsil-2018 chromosome 2, BIME_Dsil_1.4, whole genome shotgun sequence, the following proteins share a genomic window:
- the LOC125943578 gene encoding uncharacterized protein LOC125943578: MSSHYIRSDKLINKKEFNTKKLGVVKTMQSASIGARLLSRCGRRLALKYKLDPTALHKALAGACIATHLCYSHIDTRKDLAVFQKEIIRCFAKVSRWKVVTNPELLGEELTREVDRMSDDIRKCATREVPKDKDLTLNVIRYLRSYFFTA, translated from the exons ATGAGTTCCCACTACATAAGAAGCGACAAGTTGATTAACAAGAAAGAGTTCAACACCAAGAAGCTGG GCGTGGTGAAGACGATGCAGAGCGCGTCCATCGGGGCCCGGCTTCTCTCCCGGTGCGGGCGCCGCTTGGCTCTCAAGTACAAGCTTGACCCGACGGCTCTGCACAAG GCCTTAGCGGGCGCGTGCATAGCGACGCATCTCTGCTATTCACACATCGATACAAGAAAG GATCTTGCTGTATTTCAGAAAGAAATCATCAGGTGTTTCGCCAAAGTTTCAAGATGGAAAGTTGTGACGAACCCG GAGCTACTAGGAGAGGAGCTGACGAGAGAAGTTGACAGAATGAGCGATGACATTCGG AAGTGCGCCACGCGCGAAGTTCCTAAGGACAAGGACTTGACGCTAAACGTCATTCGCTACTTGCGAAGTTACTTCTTCACGGCATGA